The following are encoded together in the Thunnus albacares chromosome 7, fThuAlb1.1, whole genome shotgun sequence genome:
- the prr33 gene encoding nucleolar protein dao-5 isoform X4, producing the protein MAVAYGAVTQPGLFSQQYPPPLLPKPGKDNLRLQKLLKRTAKKKASAQASQNAGPFRSSLSPVNEASPDLERSDHSTPPRTPETPFSFYSVQQPPRITIRPLYQHVASPYPQRAAYGRAARFSPQLVATSSYSYSQHVTTVPSYSAATHPSGVSPTPGPVVQLAGPKRSLQASSLSEATAPVVEVKRPAFSTFPETHPSLRPATAVATTQPKPISPGPTPYPTTGGQALIRPLVVLTPLVRTKSPRPTFKATEPSRSPKPMFDVPQIRMYTASTSYYETSRTPPVYDTAGLTAIGSTMSQPPSLGTDPHRKTPTLEIKRGTTPTAEISTVIIPASEIKRTTPTAELKRATPTSEIKRATPTSELKRATPTSEITRATPTSEIKRATPTSELKRATPTSEITRATPTSEIKRATPTSELKRATQTEIKTVTSTSERAKTPTYEIQISRISAGRPKTPAYHMTRAPTPVFEISRPNPLLFAVSPVKTETERSGIPKTVSAMSSSSASQTVETTEPKPTETILNGDIHSDMTHAAKPIQQIIKKSKSEPDLVREKLPTAPAGSQRPKTPTFEPTTPVVTSFGFQRSKTPTYEASRLMATLPSYKRPRTPTYGTSLSGVSPVAFPRPKTPTQLAHKSSYRGLTPAEYAAYGGIKTYSPAFGITSSKTVTQEEVKATKEESAEFKTTSQEPSVTAHPTAEVTKVKETPKDVDKPQLRDESVSATPSIPIIVVSQASDTSATTVTQETSKVSSQVAAKQEQSVVQETPKAKPPTAEGKTPEKEKKTQKVETPVQEVAKPKAKTPEAKHPPPKADDQDPLKAVRKLLGKVQTGTTETKVSEQKEPAKPKTPPKPKIEGSKPSTAVPALPVKVPAESKAIEDKGKDKKAETSSVVKSTPMKKEGDEVHLEAEPLLKVIKKPKGLKSNLSGWSRLKKHMVVEQEEPKFPETGPQKEATEQDQKEEKKVDDKAVKKPDETPGAQDENQTKDTPKATQMWDAVLFQMFSTKENIMHQIELSKTEEEKQQEIKDEPKEIPSFAFRLPVLLFSPKFDAKRLKEAASRPVTKISTVFEMGLIGRKGKDEEPKDFNRTARGFNPS; encoded by the exons ATGGCGGTCGCTTATGGTGCTGTCACCCAGCCAGGCCTGTTTTCCCAGCAGTACCCTCCCCCCCTGCTGCCCAAGCCTGGAAAGGACAACCTTCGGCTTCAGAAGCTCCTCAAGAGGACCGCCAAGAAAAAGGCCTCTGCTCAGGCTTCGCAGAACGCCGGACCTTTCCGCTCCAGCCTCTCGCCTGTGAACGAAGCAAGCCCTGACCTCGAGCGCAGTGACCACTCCACTCCGCCCAGGACTCCAGAGACACCGTTCAGCTTCTACAGCGTCCAGCAGCCTCCACGGATCACCATCAGGCCGCTGTATCAACATGTCGCGTCCCCTTACCCGCAGCGCGCAGCTTATGGTAGAGCAGCAAGGTTCTCGCCTCAGTTGGTGGCAACCTCATCGTACTCTTACTCACAGCATGTCACAACAGTTCCTTCGTATTCTGCAGCGACCCACCCTTCTGGAGTCTCACCAACTCCGGGGCCAGTGGTCCAGCTGGCAGGACCCAAAAGATCTCTGCAagcttcctctctgtctgaggCGACAGCACCAGTTGTTGAAGTGAAAAGGCCAGCTTTTAGCACATTTCCTGAAACTCATCCTAGTCTAAGGCCTGCTACAGCGGTGGCAACCACACAGCCAAAACCCATAAGTCCCGGTCCGACTCCTTATCCAACAACAGGAGGTCAAGCTTTGATTCGACCTCTCGTTGTGTTGACCCCACTCGTCAGAACCAAAAGTCCTCGCCCAACATTCAAAGCAACTGAACCCTCAAGATCACCCAAACCAATGTTTGATGTCCCTCAAATTAGGATGTATACTGCAAGCACATCGTACTATGAGACATCCAGGACTCCGCCGGTGTATGACACAGCTGGATTAACTGCTATTGGCAGCACGATGTCTCAGCCTCCTTCATTGGGCACAGATCCCCATAGAAAAACACCAACTTTAGAAATTAAAAGAGGCACTACGCCAACAGCAGAAATTAGTACAGTCATTATTCCTGcatctgaaataaaaagaacCACTCCAACAGCTGAACTCAAAAGAGCAACTCCAAC ATCCGAAATAAAAAGAGCAACTCCGACATCTGAACTCAAAAGAGCAACTCCAACATCCGAAATAACAAGAGCAACTCCAACATCCGAAATAAAAAGAGCAACTCCGACATCTGAACTCAAAAGAGCAACTCCAACATCCGAAATAACAAGAGCAACTCCAACATCCGAAATAAAAAGAGCAACTCCGACATCTGAACTCAAAAGAGCaactcaaacagaaataaaaacagttacttCAACATCTGAAAGAGCTAAAACACCAACTTATGAGATACAAATATCAAGAATTTCAGCAGGGCGGCCTAAAACCCCAGCATACCATATGACCCGGGCTCCAACCCCCGTCTTTGAAATCTCAAGACCCAATCCTCTTTTGTTTGCAGTGTCACCTGTCAAAACTGAGACAGAAAGGTCAGGAATACCCAAAACGGTGTCTGCTATGAGCAGTTCATCTGCTTCCCAAACTGTGGAGACTACTGAGCCCAAGCCTACTGAAACAATACTGAATGGAGACATTCATTCAGACATGACACATGCAGCTAAACCAATCCAACAAattattaaaaagtcaaaatcagAGCCTGATCTGGTAAGAGAAAAGCTCCCAACTGCTCCAGCTGGCTCACAAAGACCTAAAACTCCTACATTTGAGCCAACAACACCAGTAGTGACTTCTTTTGGCTTTCAGAGATCTAAGACTCCAACATACGAGGCATCGCGACTTATGGCTACATTACCTAGCTATAAAAGACCAAGGACACCTACATACGGGACATCACTTTCTGGTGTATCACCTGTAGCCTTTCCGAGACCTAAAACCCCAACCCAACTGGCTCACAAGTCTTCCTATCGTGGATTGACACCAGCTGAATATGCCGCTTATGGTGGAATCAAAACTTACTCTCCAGCATTTGGTATCACAAGTTCTAAAACGGTAACTCAAGAGGAGGTTAAAGCTACAAAAGAGGAATCGGCAGAGTTTAAAACAACCAGCCAAGAACCGTCGGTGACGGCACATCCTACAGCTGAGGTGACTAAAGTCAAAGAAACCCCCAAAGATGTAGATAAACCCCAACTGAGAGATGAGAGTGTTTCTGCCACCCCTTCAATCCCTATTATTGTTGTTTCCCAAGCATCTGACACCTCAGCAACAACAGTAACACAAGAGACAAGCAAAGTATCCAGTCAGGTTGCggcaaaacaagaacaaagtgTGGTTCAAGAAACACCAAAGGCTAAACCTCCAACAGCAGAGGGTAAAACTCctgagaaggagaagaaaactCAAAAGGTGGAAACACCAGTTCAAGAAGTCGCCAAACCAAAGGCAAAAACTCCTGAGGCCAAACATCCTCCACCCAAAGCTGATGACCAGGATCCTCTGAAGGCAGTAAGAAAACTTTTAGGCAAGGTCCAGACAGGGACGACTGAGACAAAAGTCTCTGAGCAAAAAGAACCAGCGAAACCTAAAACTCCCCCCAAGCCTAAAATTGAAGGCTCAAAGCCGAGCACTGCAGTGCCTGCTCTGCCGGTGAAGGTTCCTGCTGAATCAAAAGCAATCGAAGACAAAGGAAAAGATAAGAAAGCAGAAACATCTTCAGTAGTTAAATCTACACCTATGAAAAAGGAAGGTGACGAGGTCCACCTAGAAGCCGAGCCCCTTCttaaagtcataaaaaaacCAAAGGGACTGAAATCTAACCTGAGCGGTTGGTCCCGACTCAAGAAGCACATGGTGGTGGAGCAGGAGGAGCCCAAATTTCCAGAGACGGGTCCTCAGAAGGAGGCCACTGAGCAGGAccagaaagaggagaaaaaggtgGACGACAAGGCTGTCAAAAAACCTGACGAAACACCCGGCGCTCAGGACGAGAACCAAACCAAAGACACTCCCAAAGCAACACAGATGTGGGATGCCGTCCTCTTCCAGATGTTTTCCACTAAAGAGAACATCATGCACCAGATCGAGTTAAGCAAAACCGAGGAGGAGAAGCAACAAGAGATAAAGGATGAGCCCAAAGAGATACCCTCATTTGCGTTCCGGTTGCCTGTGCTGCTTTTTAGCCCAAAGTTTGACGCTAAAAGGCTTAAAGAGGCAGCGTCGAGGCCAGTCACGAAAATTTCAACTGTGTTTGAAATGGGGCTGATTGGACGTAAAGGTAAAGACGAGGAACCAAAAGACTTTAATAGAACAGCGAGGGGTTTCAATCCTAGTTAA
- the prr33 gene encoding mucin-5B isoform X3, producing the protein MAVAYGAVTQPGLFSQQYPPPLLPKPGKDNLRLQKLLKRTAKKKASAQASQNAGPFRSSLSPVNEASPDLERSDHSTPPRTPETPFSFYSVQQPPRITIRPLYQHVASPYPQRAAYGRAARFSPQLVATSSYSYSQHVTTVPSYSAATHPSGVSPTPGPVVQLAGPKRSLQASSLSEATAPVVEVKRPAFSTFPETHPSLRPATAVATTQPKPISPGPTPYPTTGGQALIRPLVVLTPLVRTKSPRPTFKATEPSRSPKPMFDVPQIRMYTASTSYYETSRTPPVYDTAGLTAIGSTMSQPPSLGTDPHRKTPTLEIKRGTTPTAEISTVIIPASEIKRTTPTAELKRATPTSELKRATPTIEITRATPTSELKRATPTSELKRATPTSEIKRATPTSEIKRATPTSELKRATPTSEITRATPTSEIKRATPTSELKRATPTSEITRATPTSEIKRATPTSELKRATQTEIKTVTSTSERAKTPTYEIQISRISAGRPKTPAYHMTRAPTPVFEISRPNPLLFAVSPVKTETERSGIPKTVSAMSSSSASQTVETTEPKPTETILNGDIHSDMTHAAKPIQQIIKKSKSEPDLVREKLPTAPAGSQRPKTPTFEPTTPVVTSFGFQRSKTPTYEASRLMATLPSYKRPRTPTYGTSLSGVSPVAFPRPKTPTQLAHKSSYRGLTPAEYAAYGGIKTYSPAFGITSSKTVTQEEVKATKEESAEFKTTSQEPSVTAHPTAEVTKVKETPKDVDKPQLRDESVSATPSIPIIVVSQASDTSATTVTQETSKVSSQVAAKQEQSVVQETPKAKPPTAEGKTPEKEKKTQKVETPVQEVAKPKAKTPEAKHPPPKADDQDPLKAVRKLLGKVQTGTTETKVSEQKEPAKPKTPPKPKIEGSKPSTAVPALPVKVPAESKAIEDKGKDKKAETSSVVKSTPMKKEGDEVHLEAEPLLKVIKKPKGLKSNLSGWSRLKKHMVVEQEEPKFPETGPQKEATEQDQKEEKKVDDKAVKKPDETPGAQDENQTKDTPKATQMWDAVLFQMFSTKENIMHQIELSKTEEEKQQEIKDEPKEIPSFAFRLPVLLFSPKFDAKRLKEAASRPVTKISTVFEMGLIGRKGKDEEPKDFNRTARGFNPS; encoded by the exons ATGGCGGTCGCTTATGGTGCTGTCACCCAGCCAGGCCTGTTTTCCCAGCAGTACCCTCCCCCCCTGCTGCCCAAGCCTGGAAAGGACAACCTTCGGCTTCAGAAGCTCCTCAAGAGGACCGCCAAGAAAAAGGCCTCTGCTCAGGCTTCGCAGAACGCCGGACCTTTCCGCTCCAGCCTCTCGCCTGTGAACGAAGCAAGCCCTGACCTCGAGCGCAGTGACCACTCCACTCCGCCCAGGACTCCAGAGACACCGTTCAGCTTCTACAGCGTCCAGCAGCCTCCACGGATCACCATCAGGCCGCTGTATCAACATGTCGCGTCCCCTTACCCGCAGCGCGCAGCTTATGGTAGAGCAGCAAGGTTCTCGCCTCAGTTGGTGGCAACCTCATCGTACTCTTACTCACAGCATGTCACAACAGTTCCTTCGTATTCTGCAGCGACCCACCCTTCTGGAGTCTCACCAACTCCGGGGCCAGTGGTCCAGCTGGCAGGACCCAAAAGATCTCTGCAagcttcctctctgtctgaggCGACAGCACCAGTTGTTGAAGTGAAAAGGCCAGCTTTTAGCACATTTCCTGAAACTCATCCTAGTCTAAGGCCTGCTACAGCGGTGGCAACCACACAGCCAAAACCCATAAGTCCCGGTCCGACTCCTTATCCAACAACAGGAGGTCAAGCTTTGATTCGACCTCTCGTTGTGTTGACCCCACTCGTCAGAACCAAAAGTCCTCGCCCAACATTCAAAGCAACTGAACCCTCAAGATCACCCAAACCAATGTTTGATGTCCCTCAAATTAGGATGTATACTGCAAGCACATCGTACTATGAGACATCCAGGACTCCGCCGGTGTATGACACAGCTGGATTAACTGCTATTGGCAGCACGATGTCTCAGCCTCCTTCATTGGGCACAGATCCCCATAGAAAAACACCAACTTTAGAAATTAAAAGAGGCACTACGCCAACAGCAGAAATTAGTACAGTCATTATTCCTGcatctgaaataaaaagaacCACTCCAACAGCTGAACTCAAAAGAGCAACTCCAAC ATCTGAACTCAAAAGAGCAACTCCAACAATTGAAATAACAAGAGCCACTCCAACATCTGAACTCAAAAGAGCCACTCCAACATCTGAACTCAAAAGAGCAACTCCAACATCCGAAATAAAACGAGCAACTCCAACATCCGAAATAAAAAGAGCAACTCCGACATCTGAACTCAAAAGAGCAACTCCAACATCCGAAATAACAAGAGCAACTCCAACATCCGAAATAAAAAGAGCAACTCCGACATCTGAACTCAAAAGAGCAACTCCAACATCCGAAATAACAAGAGCAACTCCAACATCCGAAATAAAAAGAGCAACTCCGACATCTGAACTCAAAAGAGCaactcaaacagaaataaaaacagttacttCAACATCTGAAAGAGCTAAAACACCAACTTATGAGATACAAATATCAAGAATTTCAGCAGGGCGGCCTAAAACCCCAGCATACCATATGACCCGGGCTCCAACCCCCGTCTTTGAAATCTCAAGACCCAATCCTCTTTTGTTTGCAGTGTCACCTGTCAAAACTGAGACAGAAAGGTCAGGAATACCCAAAACGGTGTCTGCTATGAGCAGTTCATCTGCTTCCCAAACTGTGGAGACTACTGAGCCCAAGCCTACTGAAACAATACTGAATGGAGACATTCATTCAGACATGACACATGCAGCTAAACCAATCCAACAAattattaaaaagtcaaaatcagAGCCTGATCTGGTAAGAGAAAAGCTCCCAACTGCTCCAGCTGGCTCACAAAGACCTAAAACTCCTACATTTGAGCCAACAACACCAGTAGTGACTTCTTTTGGCTTTCAGAGATCTAAGACTCCAACATACGAGGCATCGCGACTTATGGCTACATTACCTAGCTATAAAAGACCAAGGACACCTACATACGGGACATCACTTTCTGGTGTATCACCTGTAGCCTTTCCGAGACCTAAAACCCCAACCCAACTGGCTCACAAGTCTTCCTATCGTGGATTGACACCAGCTGAATATGCCGCTTATGGTGGAATCAAAACTTACTCTCCAGCATTTGGTATCACAAGTTCTAAAACGGTAACTCAAGAGGAGGTTAAAGCTACAAAAGAGGAATCGGCAGAGTTTAAAACAACCAGCCAAGAACCGTCGGTGACGGCACATCCTACAGCTGAGGTGACTAAAGTCAAAGAAACCCCCAAAGATGTAGATAAACCCCAACTGAGAGATGAGAGTGTTTCTGCCACCCCTTCAATCCCTATTATTGTTGTTTCCCAAGCATCTGACACCTCAGCAACAACAGTAACACAAGAGACAAGCAAAGTATCCAGTCAGGTTGCggcaaaacaagaacaaagtgTGGTTCAAGAAACACCAAAGGCTAAACCTCCAACAGCAGAGGGTAAAACTCctgagaaggagaagaaaactCAAAAGGTGGAAACACCAGTTCAAGAAGTCGCCAAACCAAAGGCAAAAACTCCTGAGGCCAAACATCCTCCACCCAAAGCTGATGACCAGGATCCTCTGAAGGCAGTAAGAAAACTTTTAGGCAAGGTCCAGACAGGGACGACTGAGACAAAAGTCTCTGAGCAAAAAGAACCAGCGAAACCTAAAACTCCCCCCAAGCCTAAAATTGAAGGCTCAAAGCCGAGCACTGCAGTGCCTGCTCTGCCGGTGAAGGTTCCTGCTGAATCAAAAGCAATCGAAGACAAAGGAAAAGATAAGAAAGCAGAAACATCTTCAGTAGTTAAATCTACACCTATGAAAAAGGAAGGTGACGAGGTCCACCTAGAAGCCGAGCCCCTTCttaaagtcataaaaaaacCAAAGGGACTGAAATCTAACCTGAGCGGTTGGTCCCGACTCAAGAAGCACATGGTGGTGGAGCAGGAGGAGCCCAAATTTCCAGAGACGGGTCCTCAGAAGGAGGCCACTGAGCAGGAccagaaagaggagaaaaaggtgGACGACAAGGCTGTCAAAAAACCTGACGAAACACCCGGCGCTCAGGACGAGAACCAAACCAAAGACACTCCCAAAGCAACACAGATGTGGGATGCCGTCCTCTTCCAGATGTTTTCCACTAAAGAGAACATCATGCACCAGATCGAGTTAAGCAAAACCGAGGAGGAGAAGCAACAAGAGATAAAGGATGAGCCCAAAGAGATACCCTCATTTGCGTTCCGGTTGCCTGTGCTGCTTTTTAGCCCAAAGTTTGACGCTAAAAGGCTTAAAGAGGCAGCGTCGAGGCCAGTCACGAAAATTTCAACTGTGTTTGAAATGGGGCTGATTGGACGTAAAGGTAAAGACGAGGAACCAAAAGACTTTAATAGAACAGCGAGGGGTTTCAATCCTAGTTAA
- the prr33 gene encoding mucin-5AC isoform X2: MAVAYGAVTQPGLFSQQYPPPLLPKPGKDNLRLQKLLKRTAKKKASAQASQNAGPFRSSLSPVNEASPDLERSDHSTPPRTPETPFSFYSVQQPPRITIRPLYQHVASPYPQRAAYGRAARFSPQLVATSSYSYSQHVTTVPSYSAATHPSGVSPTPGPVVQLAGPKRSLQASSLSEATAPVVEVKRPAFSTFPETHPSLRPATAVATTQPKPISPGPTPYPTTGGQALIRPLVVLTPLVRTKSPRPTFKATEPSRSPKPMFDVPQIRMYTASTSYYETSRTPPVYDTAGLTAIGSTMSQPPSLGTDPHRKTPTLEIKRGTTPTAEISTVIIPASEIKRTTPTAELKRATPTFEITRATPTSELKRATPTSELKRATPTIEITRATPTSELKRATPTSELKRATPTSEIKRATPTSEIKRATPTSELKRATPTSEITRATPTSEIKRATPTSELKRATPTSEITRATPTSEIKRATPTSELKRATQTEIKTVTSTSERAKTPTYEIQISRISAGRPKTPAYHMTRAPTPVFEISRPNPLLFAVSPVKTETERSGIPKTVSAMSSSSASQTVETTEPKPTETILNGDIHSDMTHAAKPIQQIIKKSKSEPDLVREKLPTAPAGSQRPKTPTFEPTTPVVTSFGFQRSKTPTYEASRLMATLPSYKRPRTPTYGTSLSGVSPVAFPRPKTPTQLAHKSSYRGLTPAEYAAYGGIKTYSPAFGITSSKTVTQEEVKATKEESAEFKTTSQEPSVTAHPTAEVTKVKETPKDVDKPQLRDESVSATPSIPIIVVSQASDTSATTVTQETSKVSSQVAAKQEQSVVQETPKAKPPTAEGKTPEKEKKTQKVETPVQEVAKPKAKTPEAKHPPPKADDQDPLKAVRKLLGKVQTGTTETKVSEQKEPAKPKTPPKPKIEGSKPSTAVPALPVKVPAESKAIEDKGKDKKAETSSVVKSTPMKKEGDEVHLEAEPLLKVIKKPKGLKSNLSGWSRLKKHMVVEQEEPKFPETGPQKEATEQDQKEEKKVDDKAVKKPDETPGAQDENQTKDTPKATQMWDAVLFQMFSTKENIMHQIELSKTEEEKQQEIKDEPKEIPSFAFRLPVLLFSPKFDAKRLKEAASRPVTKISTVFEMGLIGRKGKDEEPKDFNRTARGFNPS; the protein is encoded by the exons ATGGCGGTCGCTTATGGTGCTGTCACCCAGCCAGGCCTGTTTTCCCAGCAGTACCCTCCCCCCCTGCTGCCCAAGCCTGGAAAGGACAACCTTCGGCTTCAGAAGCTCCTCAAGAGGACCGCCAAGAAAAAGGCCTCTGCTCAGGCTTCGCAGAACGCCGGACCTTTCCGCTCCAGCCTCTCGCCTGTGAACGAAGCAAGCCCTGACCTCGAGCGCAGTGACCACTCCACTCCGCCCAGGACTCCAGAGACACCGTTCAGCTTCTACAGCGTCCAGCAGCCTCCACGGATCACCATCAGGCCGCTGTATCAACATGTCGCGTCCCCTTACCCGCAGCGCGCAGCTTATGGTAGAGCAGCAAGGTTCTCGCCTCAGTTGGTGGCAACCTCATCGTACTCTTACTCACAGCATGTCACAACAGTTCCTTCGTATTCTGCAGCGACCCACCCTTCTGGAGTCTCACCAACTCCGGGGCCAGTGGTCCAGCTGGCAGGACCCAAAAGATCTCTGCAagcttcctctctgtctgaggCGACAGCACCAGTTGTTGAAGTGAAAAGGCCAGCTTTTAGCACATTTCCTGAAACTCATCCTAGTCTAAGGCCTGCTACAGCGGTGGCAACCACACAGCCAAAACCCATAAGTCCCGGTCCGACTCCTTATCCAACAACAGGAGGTCAAGCTTTGATTCGACCTCTCGTTGTGTTGACCCCACTCGTCAGAACCAAAAGTCCTCGCCCAACATTCAAAGCAACTGAACCCTCAAGATCACCCAAACCAATGTTTGATGTCCCTCAAATTAGGATGTATACTGCAAGCACATCGTACTATGAGACATCCAGGACTCCGCCGGTGTATGACACAGCTGGATTAACTGCTATTGGCAGCACGATGTCTCAGCCTCCTTCATTGGGCACAGATCCCCATAGAAAAACACCAACTTTAGAAATTAAAAGAGGCACTACGCCAACAGCAGAAATTAGTACAGTCATTATTCCTGcatctgaaataaaaagaacCACTCCAACAGCTGAACTCAAAAGAGCAACTCCAACATTTGAAATAACAAGAGCAACTCCAACATCTGAACTCAAAAGAGCCACTCCAAC ATCTGAACTCAAAAGAGCAACTCCAACAATTGAAATAACAAGAGCCACTCCAACATCTGAACTCAAAAGAGCCACTCCAACATCTGAACTCAAAAGAGCAACTCCAACATCCGAAATAAAACGAGCAACTCCAACATCCGAAATAAAAAGAGCAACTCCGACATCTGAACTCAAAAGAGCAACTCCAACATCCGAAATAACAAGAGCAACTCCAACATCCGAAATAAAAAGAGCAACTCCGACATCTGAACTCAAAAGAGCAACTCCAACATCCGAAATAACAAGAGCAACTCCAACATCCGAAATAAAAAGAGCAACTCCGACATCTGAACTCAAAAGAGCaactcaaacagaaataaaaacagttacttCAACATCTGAAAGAGCTAAAACACCAACTTATGAGATACAAATATCAAGAATTTCAGCAGGGCGGCCTAAAACCCCAGCATACCATATGACCCGGGCTCCAACCCCCGTCTTTGAAATCTCAAGACCCAATCCTCTTTTGTTTGCAGTGTCACCTGTCAAAACTGAGACAGAAAGGTCAGGAATACCCAAAACGGTGTCTGCTATGAGCAGTTCATCTGCTTCCCAAACTGTGGAGACTACTGAGCCCAAGCCTACTGAAACAATACTGAATGGAGACATTCATTCAGACATGACACATGCAGCTAAACCAATCCAACAAattattaaaaagtcaaaatcagAGCCTGATCTGGTAAGAGAAAAGCTCCCAACTGCTCCAGCTGGCTCACAAAGACCTAAAACTCCTACATTTGAGCCAACAACACCAGTAGTGACTTCTTTTGGCTTTCAGAGATCTAAGACTCCAACATACGAGGCATCGCGACTTATGGCTACATTACCTAGCTATAAAAGACCAAGGACACCTACATACGGGACATCACTTTCTGGTGTATCACCTGTAGCCTTTCCGAGACCTAAAACCCCAACCCAACTGGCTCACAAGTCTTCCTATCGTGGATTGACACCAGCTGAATATGCCGCTTATGGTGGAATCAAAACTTACTCTCCAGCATTTGGTATCACAAGTTCTAAAACGGTAACTCAAGAGGAGGTTAAAGCTACAAAAGAGGAATCGGCAGAGTTTAAAACAACCAGCCAAGAACCGTCGGTGACGGCACATCCTACAGCTGAGGTGACTAAAGTCAAAGAAACCCCCAAAGATGTAGATAAACCCCAACTGAGAGATGAGAGTGTTTCTGCCACCCCTTCAATCCCTATTATTGTTGTTTCCCAAGCATCTGACACCTCAGCAACAACAGTAACACAAGAGACAAGCAAAGTATCCAGTCAGGTTGCggcaaaacaagaacaaagtgTGGTTCAAGAAACACCAAAGGCTAAACCTCCAACAGCAGAGGGTAAAACTCctgagaaggagaagaaaactCAAAAGGTGGAAACACCAGTTCAAGAAGTCGCCAAACCAAAGGCAAAAACTCCTGAGGCCAAACATCCTCCACCCAAAGCTGATGACCAGGATCCTCTGAAGGCAGTAAGAAAACTTTTAGGCAAGGTCCAGACAGGGACGACTGAGACAAAAGTCTCTGAGCAAAAAGAACCAGCGAAACCTAAAACTCCCCCCAAGCCTAAAATTGAAGGCTCAAAGCCGAGCACTGCAGTGCCTGCTCTGCCGGTGAAGGTTCCTGCTGAATCAAAAGCAATCGAAGACAAAGGAAAAGATAAGAAAGCAGAAACATCTTCAGTAGTTAAATCTACACCTATGAAAAAGGAAGGTGACGAGGTCCACCTAGAAGCCGAGCCCCTTCttaaagtcataaaaaaacCAAAGGGACTGAAATCTAACCTGAGCGGTTGGTCCCGACTCAAGAAGCACATGGTGGTGGAGCAGGAGGAGCCCAAATTTCCAGAGACGGGTCCTCAGAAGGAGGCCACTGAGCAGGAccagaaagaggagaaaaaggtgGACGACAAGGCTGTCAAAAAACCTGACGAAACACCCGGCGCTCAGGACGAGAACCAAACCAAAGACACTCCCAAAGCAACACAGATGTGGGATGCCGTCCTCTTCCAGATGTTTTCCACTAAAGAGAACATCATGCACCAGATCGAGTTAAGCAAAACCGAGGAGGAGAAGCAACAAGAGATAAAGGATGAGCCCAAAGAGATACCCTCATTTGCGTTCCGGTTGCCTGTGCTGCTTTTTAGCCCAAAGTTTGACGCTAAAAGGCTTAAAGAGGCAGCGTCGAGGCCAGTCACGAAAATTTCAACTGTGTTTGAAATGGGGCTGATTGGACGTAAAGGTAAAGACGAGGAACCAAAAGACTTTAATAGAACAGCGAGGGGTTTCAATCCTAGTTAA